The Streptomyces cyaneogriseus subsp. noncyanogenus region GCCTTCGGCGCCCTGCTCTCCCGGGGCATCGGCGACACCATCCGCGTCTCGCTGTCGGCCCCGCCGGTGGAGGAGGTCAAGGTCGGCATCCAGATCCTCCAGGCGCTGGGCCTGAAGGAGCGGCGGCTGGAGATCGTGTCCTGCCCGTCCTGTGGCCGGGCTCAAGTCGACGTCTACAAGCTGGCCGAGGAGGTGACGGCCGGTCTGGAGGGGATGGAGGTGCCGCTGCGCGTCGCCGTGATGGGCTGCGTGGTCAACGGTCCCGGTGAGGCCCGCGAGGCCGACCTCGGGGTCGCCTCCGGCAACGGCAAGGGCCAGATCTTCGTCAAGGGGGAGGTCGTCAAGACCGTCCCCGAGTCCCAGATCGTCGAGACGCTGATCGAGGAGGCGATGAGGATCGCCGAGCGGACGCCGCGGGACGAGGCGGACGCGGAGGGCGCGCCGGCGGCGGACGGGTGAGACGACCCGCCGCCCCGAGCCCGTCCAACGCGTGACGCCGCGCCGGGCCGGGCGCCGGACCCGCCGCACGGCGGAGACCGGCGGCGGCCCGGACGCGTCCGCCCGGCCCGCCCCGCAGCCCCGGCCGCCCGCACTTCCTCCCACCCGAACCCGCGGCAGAACCCGAGGAGAGTCCCATGACCTACGTCATCGCCCAGCCCTGCGTCGACGTCAAGGACAAGGCGTGCATCCAGGAGTGCCCCGTCGACTGCATCTACGAAGGACAGCGGGCGCTGTACATCCACCCCGAGGAGTGCGTCGACTGCGGGGCCTGCGAGCCGGTCTGCCCGGTCGAGGCGATCTTCTACGAGGACGACACCCCGCAGGAGTGGGCGCAGTACAAGGCGGTGAACGCCGAGTTCTTCGACGAACTCGGTTCGCCCGGCGGCGCCTCCGCCCTCGGGCTGATCGAACGGGACCACCCGGTCGTCGCCGGGCAGCCGGTCCGTACGGGCTGAGCCGCGGCGGGGACGGGACGCCGCGGCGTCCGGCGTCCCGTCCGGCGCCGCGGCCCGCCGTCAGGCCGGGGCGCCGGCCAGCCGCAGCGTCCGCTCCGCCAGCTCGCTGATCCGTACGCCGTCGAAACCGAACACGGCGCTGCGGACCGTGTCCCGCAGCGGGTCCGTCCACTGGGCGGGGATCGCCGAGGCACCGCCGAACACCCCGGCGACCGAGCCCGCCGTCGCGCCGTTGGAGTCGGTGTCCAGCCCGCCGCGCACGGTCAGGGTGATGGTGCGGGTGAAGTCCCCGTCGCCGTAGAGCAGTCCGGCGGTGAGGACGGCGGCGTTGGGCACCGTGTGGATCCAGCCGAGCCCGGCGGTCTCCTCGGACACCGTGGCGAGCGTCTCCTCCCACGTCAGCCGGGCGTCGTGGAGCGAGGCCACCCGGCGCACGATGCGGGCGAGACGGCTGCTCGCCGGGATCACGGCCAGCGCCTGCTCCACCGCCTCGCGCACGGTCGGCGCGGTGAACGCCGCCGAGA contains the following coding sequences:
- the fdxA gene encoding ferredoxin; this translates as MTYVIAQPCVDVKDKACIQECPVDCIYEGQRALYIHPEECVDCGACEPVCPVEAIFYEDDTPQEWAQYKAVNAEFFDELGSPGGASALGLIERDHPVVAGQPVRTG